In Elusimicrobiaceae bacterium, one genomic interval encodes:
- the dapF gene encoding diaminopimelate epimerase, translating into MPDFFKYHALGNDYIVIDPAVSDFPVTEKLAAALCARHTGAGGDGVLYGPFFNANGLPEVKIFNADGSEAEKSGNGIRIFAKYLRDRAIADADSFVIATLSGETPVAIGPDDIVSADMGAPSFNSADVPASGPAREIISEPVELDGETFRVTALSVGIPHCVVFLDEISPELARRFGPLLETHVMFPRKTNVQFARRIAADKLEIQIWERGSGYTLASGSSSCAAMAAGRRLGLLEDKVSVTMPGGAVTVTAGGNGRLTLSGPVTPVFSGEFSPEFKSALDRLC; encoded by the coding sequence ATGCCAGACTTTTTCAAATATCACGCGCTCGGAAACGATTACATCGTGATTGATCCCGCCGTGTCGGATTTCCCGGTGACCGAAAAACTGGCCGCCGCGCTCTGCGCCCGCCATACCGGCGCGGGCGGCGACGGCGTGCTTTACGGCCCCTTCTTCAACGCAAACGGTCTGCCCGAAGTGAAAATTTTCAATGCGGACGGGTCGGAAGCGGAAAAATCCGGCAACGGAATCCGCATTTTCGCAAAATACCTGCGCGATCGCGCAATAGCGGACGCTGACTCGTTTGTCATCGCCACGCTCAGCGGCGAAACCCCCGTGGCCATCGGGCCGGACGATATCGTTTCGGCCGACATGGGCGCGCCGTCATTCAATTCAGCCGACGTGCCCGCCTCAGGCCCGGCACGCGAAATAATCAGCGAACCCGTCGAGCTCGACGGTGAAACTTTCCGCGTTACCGCATTAAGCGTAGGAATACCCCACTGCGTGGTTTTCCTTGACGAAATTTCGCCGGAACTGGCCCGCCGGTTCGGCCCGCTGCTGGAAACCCACGTCATGTTTCCACGCAAAACCAATGTGCAGTTCGCGCGGCGTATCGCAGCGGACAAACTGGAAATCCAGATCTGGGAACGCGGCTCGGGCTATACGCTGGCCTCGGGCAGTTCGTCGTGCGCGGCTATGGCGGCAGGCCGGCGGCTGGGCCTGCTCGAAGACAAGGTGTCAGTAACCATGCCCGGCGGCGCGGTGACGGTAACGGCCGGCGGCAACGGCCGGCTCACACTCTCCGGCCCGGTAACCCCGGTATTTTCGGGCGAGTTCAGCCCGGAGTTCAAATCGGCGCTTGACAGGCTATGCTGA